In one window of Candidatus Sulfuricurvum sp. RIFRC-1 DNA:
- a CDS encoding HD domain-containing phosphohydrolase, producing MTFKEMVHTLASLSSGMKILYVEDERLIRENTKLLLETIFSNVKTASNGIEGLHLYQSEVFEIVIADILMPEMNGVAMVKQIKELNPQQPIIITSACEESSYLLELINLGVAQFLLKPIQTENMIKIVYEVVKNIYNQRKVNELTVQLKQDLIHQTTLLEQYKEIVDISTIVMKTDIQGNIIYTNDAFCKTSGYSSDEILSKGHRILRHQDMVPEFYENLWKRILNKQTWTGTIKNLKKNGQSYITDTTIKPILDEFGNIIEFISISHDVTELFDLNDEIWQTQNEMLSLLGEVGETRSQETGNHVRRVAKYAKLLGELYGLEEEQIRLIYSASPMHDIGKIGISDAILLKPGKLDTDEYDVMKTHSTIGYDILKNSNRPLLQAAAIIAHEHHEKWDGSGYPNSLDGENIHIYGRIIALADVFDALSCDRVYKKAWPMDKIIEFIINERGRHFDPQLVDMFMANIDQFTEIANQFKD from the coding sequence ATGACTTTTAAAGAGATGGTGCATACGCTCGCATCATTATCCTCAGGGATGAAAATCCTCTACGTCGAAGATGAGAGATTGATACGTGAAAATACGAAGTTGTTGTTAGAGACGATTTTCTCCAATGTTAAAACGGCTTCTAACGGCATAGAAGGGCTTCACCTTTATCAAAGTGAAGTATTTGAGATTGTCATAGCCGATATTTTAATGCCTGAAATGAACGGTGTCGCTATGGTAAAACAGATCAAAGAGTTGAATCCGCAGCAGCCTATTATTATCACTTCGGCGTGTGAAGAGAGCAGTTATTTGTTGGAGCTGATTAACCTCGGAGTGGCTCAGTTTCTCCTCAAACCGATTCAGACGGAAAATATGATCAAAATTGTATACGAAGTGGTCAAGAATATTTACAATCAGCGTAAAGTGAATGAATTGACGGTTCAGCTCAAACAAGATTTGATTCATCAAACGACTTTATTGGAACAATACAAAGAGATTGTCGATATCTCGACGATTGTCATGAAAACCGATATTCAGGGAAATATTATATACACCAATGACGCTTTTTGTAAAACCAGCGGCTATAGTTCTGATGAGATCCTTTCCAAAGGACATCGGATACTTCGTCATCAGGATATGGTGCCGGAATTTTATGAAAATCTTTGGAAGCGTATTTTAAATAAACAAACATGGACCGGGACCATAAAAAATCTCAAAAAAAATGGGCAAAGCTATATCACCGACACGACGATCAAGCCGATTTTGGATGAGTTCGGCAACATCATTGAATTTATCAGTATCAGTCACGATGTTACCGAACTTTTTGATCTGAATGATGAGATATGGCAAACACAGAATGAAATGCTTTCCTTGTTAGGGGAGGTGGGGGAGACCCGTTCCCAAGAGACCGGAAATCATGTCCGTCGTGTCGCTAAATACGCCAAATTGTTGGGAGAATTATACGGATTGGAAGAGGAACAGATACGGTTGATCTACAGTGCTTCCCCGATGCACGATATCGGTAAAATCGGAATTTCGGATGCTATTTTGCTTAAACCGGGTAAATTGGATACGGATGAATATGATGTGATGAAAACACACAGCACTATCGGATACGATATTCTTAAAAACTCCAATCGTCCATTGTTGCAGGCTGCCGCTATCATAGCCCACGAACATCACGAAAAATGGGACGGCTCGGGCTACCCGAATTCGCTTGATGGAGAAAATATTCATATATACGGACGAATCATCGCATTGGCAGATGTATTTGATGCTTTGAGTTGTGACCGAGTCTATAAAAAAGCATGGCCGATGGATAAGATTATCGAGTTTATTATCAATGAGCGGGGCCGTCATTTCGATCCACAACTGGTTGATATGTTTATGGCTAATATCGATCAATTTACCGAAATAGCAAATCAATTTAAAGATTAA
- a CDS encoding response regulator — translation MANFTEFKNLSVLYAEDDNVLREITEKTLQLIVGKVHSVADGIEALNIYKTNPIDIVILDIYIGSISGIEVAKKIREENDKVPIVIVSGSIATEDLLAACKLNLIDYIHKPIEFNALIKVLYSAVDRLKSHGLLMAKINESVSYDYFAKVFIRSGGEKTALTKNEIYAIELLLSHRGQIIQYATFSQILDEEMSDGALKNLILRLRKKMGDDSNLRNLAKIGYSLT, via the coding sequence ATGGCTAATTTTACCGAATTTAAAAATTTATCTGTTTTGTATGCCGAAGACGATAATGTCCTGCGTGAGATAACCGAAAAAACCTTGCAGCTTATTGTAGGGAAAGTTCATTCGGTGGCCGATGGTATAGAGGCATTGAACATTTATAAAACCAATCCGATTGATATCGTCATTCTCGATATCTATATTGGAAGCATCAGTGGCATTGAAGTTGCCAAAAAAATACGTGAAGAGAATGACAAAGTTCCTATCGTTATCGTCTCGGGATCGATTGCAACGGAAGATCTGTTGGCTGCATGCAAACTCAATCTGATCGATTATATCCACAAACCGATCGAGTTTAATGCGCTGATTAAAGTACTTTATTCGGCAGTGGATCGTCTAAAATCACACGGATTATTAATGGCAAAGATCAACGAGAGCGTATCCTACGATTATTTTGCCAAAGTATTTATCCGCTCAGGTGGTGAAAAAACGGCTTTGACAAAAAATGAGATTTATGCGATTGAATTGCTTCTTTCCCATCGCGGGCAAATTATCCAATATGCAACGTTTTCGCAAATACTGGATGAAGAGATGTCGGACGGCGCATTGAAAAATCTCATCCTTAGACTTCGAAAAAAAATGGGAGATGACAGTAATCTTCGTAATTTGGCGAAAATCGGGTATTCGCTAACGTGA
- a CDS encoding cation-transporting P-type ATPase yields the protein MMLLPDAPHSKSPEELYALLESSPSGIDAAAAQSRLDHYGFNTLTEEQRTLISIFLSQFKSPIVAILIAAALLSYIMGNRNDSMIIVGILVVNSLLGFFQEYRAETSIQALKKLTETHVRVIRMEIEVLVPSNEVIPGDIVILGEGDLIPADIRLIEAHAVQADEAILTGESIPSSKQAEPLLSPETLPYERNNMLFSGTHILKGTATGIVTATGEQTYLASIAKSARELSPDSPLTRSLAIFSKRLIVLLLGILTLVGIAGMMQGRSMAEMSSILIAELVSAVPEGLPIVVTLILALGAYRLSRYKVLVRHLPSVESLGSASVIATDKTGTITEGFLSVSQTHITNEEALRLCAALCNDASLDRGDPIDTALVRWIGSEYEVIRDHYPRVFYHPFDSQLRFMATVNQHGSQERLNIKGAYEELKAIALNPLKELKIFDTIHDAMASEGLRVLAFGISDESWEDPKDWKINIVGLIGFADTAKKDAVGAILQAKEAGIRVIMVTGDNPLTAQAIAKEVGIWQIGDHLLSGQEIEKMEDKELKSALRGCTVIARALPEHKYRIVKLLQEEGEIVAVTGDGVNDVPALKAADLGIAMGNGSEAAKSTAKMIITDNSLGVIVDAIRQGRIIAANLRKVIFYLVATCFDEILLISGAIIMGLPLPIHPTQILWINIVTDGVTDKTFPMCREEGNVMKNRPRRLETQFFDRWQMARIGWVSLVNGAVTLAVFYYLISHEYGYETALSVSFCIIVTSQWVNGLLAQKEEEPFLRNIGRSLTINPAIWIGLGIGISLQAIALYVVPQWFHAIPPTLEMLGFIGAATAVVFVLIESYKWGEYWLKRSR from the coding sequence ATGATGCTTCTGCCCGATGCACCCCATTCAAAATCTCCGGAAGAGCTTTACGCTCTGCTGGAGAGCTCACCCTCGGGCATTGACGCTGCGGCCGCACAAAGCCGTTTAGATCATTACGGATTTAACACCCTCACAGAAGAACAACGAACCCTTATAAGTATTTTTCTCAGTCAGTTCAAAAGCCCTATTGTGGCTATTTTGATTGCGGCAGCATTGCTCTCCTATATAATGGGAAATCGTAATGACAGTATGATCATTGTCGGGATTCTCGTTGTCAACAGTTTACTCGGATTTTTTCAGGAATACCGGGCAGAGACATCGATACAGGCACTTAAAAAACTCACAGAAACACATGTCCGTGTTATTCGTATGGAGATAGAAGTTCTTGTCCCATCAAATGAAGTGATACCGGGCGATATTGTCATCCTTGGCGAAGGCGATCTGATTCCAGCGGATATACGCCTGATTGAAGCACACGCGGTACAAGCAGATGAAGCGATTCTTACAGGGGAATCCATCCCCTCTTCTAAACAAGCAGAGCCTCTATTGTCTCCAGAGACGCTTCCGTATGAACGAAACAATATGCTTTTTTCCGGAACGCATATCCTCAAAGGCACCGCAACAGGAATTGTCACTGCAACCGGAGAACAAACCTATTTAGCCTCTATCGCAAAAAGTGCGAGAGAATTGTCACCTGATTCACCGCTGACACGTTCATTGGCAATTTTTTCCAAACGATTGATTGTACTTTTACTCGGAATTCTGACACTGGTTGGTATCGCAGGTATGATGCAAGGGCGAAGCATGGCAGAAATGTCATCTATTTTGATTGCGGAGCTTGTTTCAGCGGTACCGGAAGGGCTTCCGATCGTTGTGACGCTCATTTTAGCATTGGGTGCCTATCGACTTAGCCGCTATAAGGTTCTCGTACGCCATCTCCCCTCTGTCGAATCATTAGGAAGCGCGTCTGTGATTGCTACCGATAAAACAGGAACGATTACCGAAGGGTTTCTATCGGTTAGTCAGACGCATATTACAAACGAAGAGGCGCTTAGATTATGCGCTGCTTTGTGTAACGATGCTTCATTGGATCGGGGTGATCCTATCGATACGGCATTGGTTCGTTGGATAGGAAGCGAGTATGAAGTCATTCGAGACCATTATCCAAGAGTTTTTTATCATCCTTTTGATTCACAACTTCGTTTCATGGCAACCGTCAATCAACATGGTTCCCAAGAACGTTTGAACATAAAAGGGGCCTATGAAGAACTGAAGGCAATAGCACTTAATCCGCTGAAAGAATTAAAGATCTTTGATACTATTCATGACGCGATGGCATCCGAGGGGTTGCGGGTACTTGCGTTTGGGATCAGCGATGAGAGTTGGGAAGACCCAAAAGATTGGAAAATCAACATTGTCGGCTTGATCGGGTTTGCTGATACCGCCAAAAAGGATGCAGTTGGAGCCATTTTGCAGGCTAAAGAGGCTGGAATTCGTGTAATAATGGTAACGGGAGACAACCCTTTAACGGCTCAGGCAATAGCCAAGGAAGTCGGAATATGGCAAATAGGCGATCATCTTTTAAGCGGGCAAGAGATCGAAAAAATGGAGGATAAGGAGCTTAAATCTGCACTGAGGGGATGTACCGTTATTGCAAGAGCACTCCCTGAGCATAAATACCGTATCGTCAAACTCCTGCAAGAAGAGGGAGAAATCGTCGCGGTAACGGGAGATGGCGTCAATGATGTCCCTGCACTCAAAGCAGCCGATTTGGGAATTGCCATGGGCAATGGGAGCGAAGCGGCAAAATCGACGGCAAAAATGATCATTACCGACAACAGTTTGGGGGTCATTGTTGATGCAATTCGGCAAGGGAGAATCATAGCGGCCAATCTGAGAAAAGTTATTTTTTACCTCGTTGCCACCTGTTTTGATGAAATACTGCTCATCAGCGGAGCGATCATCATGGGGCTTCCCCTCCCTATCCACCCTACCCAAATTTTATGGATCAATATCGTAACGGACGGAGTAACCGACAAAACATTTCCGATGTGCCGCGAGGAAGGAAATGTAATGAAGAATAGACCTCGACGCCTTGAAACCCAATTCTTTGACCGCTGGCAAATGGCGCGAATCGGATGGGTTTCTTTGGTTAACGGGGCAGTGACACTGGCTGTTTTTTATTATCTAATTAGCCATGAATATGGATATGAAACCGCACTGAGTGTCTCTTTTTGTATTATTGTAACATCCCAATGGGTCAATGGTCTCCTTGCCCAAAAAGAGGAAGAACCGTTTCTTCGTAATATTGGACGCAGTTTAACGATCAATCCGGCAATTTGGATAGGGCTTGGAATTGGGATATCACTCCAAGCAATCGCTCTCTACGTCGTTCCGCAATGGTTTCATGCCATCCCGCCGACACTGGAAATGCTCGGTTTTATCGGTGCGGCCACGGCTGTGGTATTTGTATTGATTGAAAGCTATAAATGGGGAGAATATTGGCTAAAGCGTTCACGTTAG